One window of Stigmatopora nigra isolate UIUO_SnigA chromosome 14, RoL_Snig_1.1, whole genome shotgun sequence genomic DNA carries:
- the LOC144207384 gene encoding serine/threonine-protein phosphatase 2A 55 kDa regulatory subunit B beta isoform isoform X1: MLSPIQVLCSDITTLSLEPEPFASYTEADIISTVEFNHTGELLATGDKGGRVVIFQREPESKNELFCQGEYNVYSTFQSHEPEFDYLKSLEIEEKINKIRWLPQQNAAHFLLSTNDKTIKLWKVSERDKRPEGYNLKDEEGRIKDISTVTSLQVPVLKPMDLMVEVSPRRVFANAHTYHVNSISVNSDHQTYMSADDLRINLWHLDITDRSFNIVDIKPANMEDLTEVITAAEFHPHHCNLFVYSSSKGTLRLCDMREAALCDRHSKLFEEPEDPCARSFFSEIISSVSDVKFSHSGRYLLTRDYLTAKVWDLNMESKPLETYQVHDYLRSKLCSLYENDCIFDKFECAWNGSDSVIMTGAYNNFFRMFDRNTKRDVTLEASRESSKPRAVLKPRRVCGAGGKRRKDDIGVDSLDFAKKILHTAWHPNENIIAIAATNNLYIFQDKLNSEMHS, from the exons ATGTTGAGCCCCATCCAGGTGCTGTGCTCCGACATCACTACCCTTTCTCTGGAGCCCGAGCCGTTTGCCTCTTACACCGAAG CCGACATCATCTCCACCGTCGAGTTCAACCACACGGGAGAGCTGCTGGCCACCGGGGACAAGGGAGGACGAGTGGTCATCTTTCAGCGAGAACCTGAG AGCAAAAACGAGCTGTTCTGCCAAGGAGAATACAACGTCTACAGCACTTTCCAGAGCCACGAACCCGAGTTCGACTACCTGAAGAGTCTGGAGATCGAGGAGAAGATCAATAAGATTCGATGGCTGCCACAGCAAAATGCGGCGCACTTTCTCCTCTCTACCAACG ATAAAACCATCAAGCTGTGGAAGGTGAGCGAACGAGACAAACGTCCAGAAGGATACAACCTGAAAGACGAAGAGGGTCGCATCAAGGACATTTCCACTGTTACTTCCCTGCAG GTGCCTGTTTTGAAGCCCATGGACTTAATGGTGGAGGTGAGCCCGCGGCGAGTTTTCGCCAACGCCCACACCTATCACGTCAACTCCATCTCGGTCAACTCCGACCACCAAACGTACATGTCGGCCGACGACCTCAGGATTAACCTCTGGCACCTGGACATCACCGACCGCAGCTTCA acATTGTGGACATTAAGCCCGCCAACATGGAGGACCTGACCGAGGTGATCACGGCGGCGGAGTTTCACCCCCATCACTGTAACCTTTTTGTGTACAGCAGCAGCAAGGGCACCCTGCGCTTGTGCGACATGAGGGAGGCGGCGCTGTGCGACCGACACTCCAAAT TGTTTGAGGAGCCCGAAGACCCCTGCGCTCGCTCCTTCTTCTCCGAGATCATCTCCTCGGTCTCTGACGTCAAGTTCAGCCACAGTGGGCGCTACTTGCTGACCAGAGACTACCTGACTGCCAAAGTCTGGGACCTCAATATGGAGAGCAAACCCCTGGAGACCTACCAA GTTCACGATTACCTCCGCAGCAAGCTGTGTTCCCTCTACGAAAACGACTGCATCTTCGACAAGTTCGAGTGCGCCTGGAACGGCTCCGACAG CGTGATCATGACGGGGGCCTACAACAACTTCTTTCGCATGTTCGACCGCAACACCAAGCGCGACGTGACCTTGGAAGCGTCCCGGGAGAGCAGCAAGCCGCGGGCCGTGCTCAAGCCGCGGCGAGTGTGCGGCGCCGGGGGAAAGCGCCGCAAGGACGATATCGGCGTGGACAGCCTGGACTTTGCCAAGAAGATCCTGCACACGGCCTGGCACCCCAACGAAAACATCATCGCCATCGCCGCCACCAACAACTTGTACATCTTCCAGGACAAACTCAACTCGGAGATGCACTCCTGA
- the LOC144207384 gene encoding serine/threonine-protein phosphatase 2A 55 kDa regulatory subunit B gamma isoform isoform X2, protein MGEDTDATPTLDHRGFLPDHNYVTEADIISTVEFNHTGELLATGDKGGRVVIFQREPESKNELFCQGEYNVYSTFQSHEPEFDYLKSLEIEEKINKIRWLPQQNAAHFLLSTNDKTIKLWKVSERDKRPEGYNLKDEEGRIKDISTVTSLQVPVLKPMDLMVEVSPRRVFANAHTYHVNSISVNSDHQTYMSADDLRINLWHLDITDRSFNIVDIKPANMEDLTEVITAAEFHPHHCNLFVYSSSKGTLRLCDMREAALCDRHSKLFEEPEDPCARSFFSEIISSVSDVKFSHSGRYLLTRDYLTAKVWDLNMESKPLETYQVHDYLRSKLCSLYENDCIFDKFECAWNGSDSVIMTGAYNNFFRMFDRNTKRDVTLEASRESSKPRAVLKPRRVCGAGGKRRKDDIGVDSLDFAKKILHTAWHPNENIIAIAATNNLYIFQDKLNSEMHS, encoded by the exons ATGGGCGAAGACACTGACGCCACCCCGACGCTCGACCACCGGGGCTTCCTCCCCGACCACAACTATGTGACTGAAG CCGACATCATCTCCACCGTCGAGTTCAACCACACGGGAGAGCTGCTGGCCACCGGGGACAAGGGAGGACGAGTGGTCATCTTTCAGCGAGAACCTGAG AGCAAAAACGAGCTGTTCTGCCAAGGAGAATACAACGTCTACAGCACTTTCCAGAGCCACGAACCCGAGTTCGACTACCTGAAGAGTCTGGAGATCGAGGAGAAGATCAATAAGATTCGATGGCTGCCACAGCAAAATGCGGCGCACTTTCTCCTCTCTACCAACG ATAAAACCATCAAGCTGTGGAAGGTGAGCGAACGAGACAAACGTCCAGAAGGATACAACCTGAAAGACGAAGAGGGTCGCATCAAGGACATTTCCACTGTTACTTCCCTGCAG GTGCCTGTTTTGAAGCCCATGGACTTAATGGTGGAGGTGAGCCCGCGGCGAGTTTTCGCCAACGCCCACACCTATCACGTCAACTCCATCTCGGTCAACTCCGACCACCAAACGTACATGTCGGCCGACGACCTCAGGATTAACCTCTGGCACCTGGACATCACCGACCGCAGCTTCA acATTGTGGACATTAAGCCCGCCAACATGGAGGACCTGACCGAGGTGATCACGGCGGCGGAGTTTCACCCCCATCACTGTAACCTTTTTGTGTACAGCAGCAGCAAGGGCACCCTGCGCTTGTGCGACATGAGGGAGGCGGCGCTGTGCGACCGACACTCCAAAT TGTTTGAGGAGCCCGAAGACCCCTGCGCTCGCTCCTTCTTCTCCGAGATCATCTCCTCGGTCTCTGACGTCAAGTTCAGCCACAGTGGGCGCTACTTGCTGACCAGAGACTACCTGACTGCCAAAGTCTGGGACCTCAATATGGAGAGCAAACCCCTGGAGACCTACCAA GTTCACGATTACCTCCGCAGCAAGCTGTGTTCCCTCTACGAAAACGACTGCATCTTCGACAAGTTCGAGTGCGCCTGGAACGGCTCCGACAG CGTGATCATGACGGGGGCCTACAACAACTTCTTTCGCATGTTCGACCGCAACACCAAGCGCGACGTGACCTTGGAAGCGTCCCGGGAGAGCAGCAAGCCGCGGGCCGTGCTCAAGCCGCGGCGAGTGTGCGGCGCCGGGGGAAAGCGCCGCAAGGACGATATCGGCGTGGACAGCCTGGACTTTGCCAAGAAGATCCTGCACACGGCCTGGCACCCCAACGAAAACATCATCGCCATCGCCGCCACCAACAACTTGTACATCTTCCAGGACAAACTCAACTCGGAGATGCACTCCTGA